A region from the Gemmatimonadota bacterium genome encodes:
- the dnaB gene encoding replicative DNA helicase codes for MSALPEPMSVATAPRYDRNPPFSPEAEASVLGGMLIDPDSVTKVVELLNDAMFHREAHRRLFRAMLRLFQAGQVIDVITVSEELKKTNELEIAGGVGYLADLLDAVPTAANITYHARIVRDKALLRRLIDQASSILQDAYDQGDRSVEEILDEAEAKVFQVAQSHEREGFVWIKEILWPAFEHIEHLQQSKSGITGVPSGFPDLDKMTSGLQRGDLVIVAARPSMGKTSWVLNVAQNAAIDHQIKVGIFSLEMSKEQLVQRLLCAEGRIDLQKLRKGQLDADEYQRLAASAAHLNTAPIWIDDQAGISLLEMRAKARRLKAETDLGLIVVDYLQLMSGGRRSENRQQEVSEISRGLKALAKELDVPVIALSQLSRATEQRTGNRPQLSDLRESGSIEQDADVVMFLYREEYYLIQAGEIDQAREVEGQADLIVAKQRNGPTGRVELYFNKAYTRFDSVDRHAATPAGPPPDSFADSPF; via the coding sequence ATGAGCGCTCTACCCGAACCGATGTCGGTGGCTACCGCGCCACGATACGACCGCAACCCTCCCTTCTCTCCCGAAGCGGAGGCGTCGGTGCTGGGCGGGATGCTCATCGATCCCGACTCCGTGACGAAGGTCGTGGAGCTCCTGAACGACGCGATGTTCCACCGGGAGGCGCACCGCCGGTTGTTCCGGGCCATGCTCCGCCTGTTCCAGGCCGGACAGGTGATCGATGTGATCACCGTGTCGGAGGAGCTCAAGAAGACCAACGAGCTCGAGATCGCGGGCGGGGTAGGGTATCTGGCCGACCTGCTGGATGCCGTACCCACGGCTGCCAACATCACCTACCATGCGCGCATCGTGCGCGACAAGGCCTTGCTGCGCCGCTTGATCGACCAGGCGTCCTCGATTCTGCAGGATGCCTATGATCAGGGTGATCGCAGCGTCGAAGAGATTCTCGACGAGGCCGAGGCGAAGGTGTTCCAGGTGGCCCAGAGCCACGAGCGCGAGGGGTTCGTCTGGATCAAGGAGATCCTCTGGCCGGCCTTCGAGCACATCGAGCACCTGCAACAATCGAAGTCGGGCATCACCGGTGTGCCGAGCGGATTCCCCGACCTCGACAAGATGACGTCGGGTCTCCAGCGCGGTGACCTCGTCATCGTGGCAGCGCGTCCCTCCATGGGGAAGACGTCCTGGGTGCTGAACGTGGCCCAGAACGCCGCGATCGACCACCAGATCAAGGTGGGCATCTTCTCCCTCGAGATGTCGAAGGAGCAGCTGGTGCAGCGCCTGCTCTGTGCCGAGGGGCGCATCGATCTGCAGAAGCTGCGCAAAGGCCAATTGGACGCCGACGAGTACCAACGCCTGGCGGCGTCCGCGGCCCATTTGAACACGGCACCCATCTGGATCGACGATCAGGCGGGCATCTCGCTCCTGGAGATGCGAGCCAAGGCCCGTCGCCTGAAAGCGGAGACCGACCTGGGACTCATCGTGGTCGACTACCTGCAGCTGATGTCCGGAGGAAGGCGCTCCGAGAACCGCCAGCAAGAGGTCAGCGAGATCTCACGCGGGCTGAAAGCCCTGGCCAAGGAGCTGGATGTGCCCGTCATCGCCCTGAGCCAGTTGAGCCGGGCCACGGAGCAGCGCACCGGCAACCGCCCCCAGCTCTCCGACCTCCGTGAGTCCGGGTCCATCGAGCAGGATGCCGATGTGGTCATGTTCCTGTACCGCGAGGAATACTATCTCATCCAGGCGGGCGAGATCGACCAGGCCCGCGAGGTGGAAGGGCAGGCGGACCTCATCGTGGCGAAACAGCGCAATGGACCGACGGGCCGGGTGGAGCTCTACTTCAACAAGGCCTACACGCGCTTCGACTCCGTGGATCGGCATGCCGCGACTCCGGCCGGGCCTCCGCCCGATTCGTTTGCGGACAGCCCGTTCTGA
- a CDS encoding uracil-DNA glycosylase has protein sequence MNDALRRYLAQQVELGGSELFLERHVAGDARARLAEWTPALPVQTEAPDSRGGADAAAGPALPTGYEALREEALHCTRCRLAESRTHVVFSDGNPQGRLVVVGEAPGANEDATGLPFVGAAGQLLDLLLAAIDLSRQDSVYICNVLKCRPPGNRNPLPDEIEACSPFLLRQLELVRPQALLAVGTFAAQLLTGTSNPIGRLRGSVHTYHGTPLVVTYHPAALLRNQSWTRATWDDLQLLRQVMDRSS, from the coding sequence GTGAACGACGCGCTAAGGCGGTACCTGGCCCAACAGGTCGAGCTGGGTGGCTCCGAGTTGTTCCTGGAGAGGCACGTCGCCGGAGATGCGCGGGCGCGCCTGGCCGAGTGGACCCCGGCGCTTCCCGTGCAGACCGAGGCCCCGGACTCGCGCGGTGGAGCGGATGCCGCCGCCGGACCCGCGCTGCCGACCGGCTACGAGGCGTTGCGCGAGGAGGCGCTGCACTGCACCCGGTGTCGACTGGCCGAATCGCGGACCCACGTCGTCTTCTCCGACGGCAATCCCCAGGGCCGGCTGGTCGTAGTGGGGGAGGCACCCGGAGCGAACGAGGACGCCACCGGCTTGCCCTTCGTCGGTGCCGCTGGTCAGCTCCTGGATCTCTTGTTGGCGGCGATCGACCTGTCTCGCCAGGACTCGGTCTACATCTGCAACGTGCTCAAGTGCAGGCCTCCCGGGAACCGAAATCCGCTCCCGGACGAGATCGAAGCCTGCTCGCCGTTCCTCCTCCGTCAGCTCGAGTTGGTCCGGCCCCAGGCACTGCTGGCGGTTGGGACCTTCGCAGCACAACTTCTCACCGGTACGTCCAATCCGATCGGTCGTCTCCGGGGTAGCGTCCACACCTATCACGGCACTCCATTGGTGGTGACCTACCATCCCGCGGCGCTGCTGAGGAATCAATCGTGGACTCGCGCGACGTGGGATGATCTGCAGTTGCTTCGCCAGGTGATGGACAGGTCCTCATGA
- the coaBC gene encoding bifunctional phosphopantothenoylcysteine decarboxylase/phosphopantothenate--cysteine ligase CoaBC, whose amino-acid sequence MPRRVLIPRRPWRGRRVVLGVAGGIAAYKSVQLARDLTRLGCEVDVILTEGARRFVQPLSFEGVTGRPVHTDLFATDGAALHIRLGQEAEAVVVAPATADLIARVAQGRADDLLTTTLLATRAPVVLCPAMNTAMWEHPQTQSNIQHVKEVLGIWVAGPDEGPLAHGEHGGAGRLLEPDDIVEHVGRALTPASTLTGARVLVTAGPTREPLDPVRYLGNRSSGKMGYALAQAAWRRGAQVTLISGPSALSDPVGVEVERVERAADMLACAARHAPDADLLVFAAAVADYRPAAVHPRKLKRELGPPVVTTEENPDVAAEVGSLRKKGSMAIGFALETNDLETNAERKLARKGFDWIVANPAGEPGAGIEADANRAVLIAADGSRESLPLQSKQELADVILDRVTSRRGPEPAE is encoded by the coding sequence TTGCCCCGGCGTGTGCTCATCCCGCGCCGCCCCTGGCGGGGGCGCCGGGTGGTGCTGGGCGTCGCCGGAGGCATCGCGGCCTACAAGTCCGTCCAGCTCGCACGTGACCTCACCCGCCTGGGCTGCGAGGTCGACGTGATCCTCACCGAAGGGGCGCGTCGCTTCGTGCAGCCGCTGTCCTTCGAGGGCGTGACCGGCCGGCCGGTCCACACCGATCTCTTCGCCACCGACGGGGCCGCCCTCCACATCCGCCTGGGGCAAGAGGCGGAAGCCGTCGTGGTCGCCCCCGCCACTGCCGATCTCATCGCCCGGGTCGCGCAGGGTCGGGCCGACGACCTTCTGACCACCACGCTCCTCGCCACCCGCGCTCCCGTGGTGCTGTGTCCGGCCATGAACACCGCGATGTGGGAGCATCCCCAGACGCAGAGCAACATCCAGCACGTGAAAGAGGTGCTGGGGATCTGGGTGGCAGGGCCCGACGAAGGCCCGCTTGCCCACGGAGAGCACGGTGGCGCCGGGCGCCTTCTGGAACCGGACGACATCGTCGAGCACGTCGGGCGGGCGCTGACGCCGGCCAGCACCTTGACGGGTGCGCGTGTGCTCGTGACGGCGGGCCCCACCCGTGAGCCCCTCGATCCAGTCCGCTACCTGGGAAACCGGTCGTCCGGCAAGATGGGGTATGCCTTGGCGCAGGCCGCTTGGCGGCGCGGTGCCCAGGTCACGCTCATCTCGGGCCCCAGCGCGCTGTCCGATCCGGTCGGTGTCGAGGTGGAGCGGGTGGAACGTGCTGCGGATATGCTGGCGTGCGCGGCTCGGCATGCGCCGGACGCCGATCTTCTCGTGTTCGCCGCCGCGGTAGCCGACTACCGTCCCGCCGCCGTCCACCCTCGCAAGCTCAAGCGCGAGCTCGGCCCGCCGGTGGTCACGACGGAAGAGAACCCCGACGTCGCGGCTGAGGTGGGATCGCTGCGGAAGAAGGGGAGCATGGCGATCGGGTTCGCTCTCGAGACAAACGACCTGGAGACCAACGCGGAGCGCAAGCTCGCCCGCAAGGGGTTCGACTGGATCGTTGCCAATCCCGCGGGGGAGCCGGGTGCCGGAATCGAGGCCGATGCCAATCGCGCTGTCCTGATCGCGGCGGATGGAAGCCGCGAGTCACTGCCCCTGCAGAGCAAACAGGAGCTTGCCGACGTCATCCTCGACCGAGTGACCTCACGGCGCGGCCCAGAGCCAGCCGAGTGA
- the rpoZ gene encoding DNA-directed RNA polymerase subunit omega, translated as MRVFTPAELASNTQSKYLGVLVAAKYARELNALPHEAMSLGEQKKLTTRALEALTSGQIEFRLVKRRRRVE; from the coding sequence ATGCGTGTGTTCACGCCGGCTGAGCTCGCGAGCAATACCCAGAGCAAGTACCTGGGTGTGCTGGTGGCGGCCAAGTACGCCCGCGAGCTCAACGCGCTTCCTCATGAGGCCATGAGCCTCGGGGAGCAGAAGAAGCTCACCACCCGCGCCCTGGAGGCGCTGACCTCGGGCCAGATCGAGTTCCGGCTCGTGAAGCGGCGCCGCCGCGTCGAGTAG
- the gmk gene encoding guanylate kinase → MSSAAPCPALALVAPSGTGKTTVAHALVQRSERFRFSVSATTRRPRGREVDGVDYHFLDEATFRAWIEQGRFAEWAAVHGRLYGTPLANFEVARQEGVTLLLDIDVQGALEIQERVPDALVIFLLPPTGRALLERLRGRGTETRQELAARLRTALAELDLAPRFPIQLVNQNVDETARVLEALVDRPALRSGAFDEGARVAEIAATLREELERLEEGSREAGSLDYT, encoded by the coding sequence GTGAGCTCCGCGGCCCCGTGTCCGGCGTTGGCCCTGGTCGCACCCAGCGGGACGGGCAAGACCACGGTCGCCCATGCCCTGGTGCAACGTTCCGAGCGCTTCCGCTTCTCGGTTTCCGCCACCACCCGCAGACCCCGAGGTCGCGAGGTCGACGGCGTCGACTACCACTTCCTCGATGAGGCGACCTTCCGTGCCTGGATCGAGCAGGGCCGCTTCGCCGAGTGGGCTGCCGTCCACGGGCGTCTCTACGGCACGCCGCTGGCCAACTTCGAGGTGGCGCGTCAGGAAGGTGTGACGCTTCTGCTGGACATCGACGTCCAGGGTGCCCTGGAGATCCAGGAACGGGTGCCGGATGCCCTGGTGATCTTCCTGCTCCCCCCTACGGGCCGGGCGTTGTTGGAACGACTGCGCGGCCGCGGTACGGAAACCCGCCAGGAGCTGGCCGCGCGTCTGAGGACCGCCCTGGCGGAGCTGGACCTGGCCCCCCGCTTCCCGATCCAGCTCGTGAATCAGAACGTCGACGAGACGGCCCGGGTCCTGGAGGCCCTGGTGGATCGGCCCGCCCTGCGCTCCGGAGCGTTCGACGAAGGCGCTCGGGTCGCGGAGATCGCCGCCACGCTGAGGGAGGAGCTGGAGCGCCTGGAGGAGGGGTCCCGCGAAGCCGGGTCCCTAGATTATACTTGA
- a CDS encoding YicC/YloC family endoribonuclease has protein sequence MVRSMTGFGESTREGERGTLRVEIKSVNHRFFNSNIRLPNGADRWEAKVVELLKESVQRGHVSYTLGFDRAAGPREVPLPELDVERARAYQSALRRLQDELGLPGEVDVSLLARFNEIFRADPSARVFEIEEEQLVGMTRDALAGLVEQRRAEGRRLEEDLRRALAVLLELAAVVERRAPERLLAERERLRAQVRDLSEAVEVDEDRLAREIAYLAERWDINEELVRLRSHVHLFTEALDGPEHEGVGKRLGFIVQEMNREVNTIASKANDSAIQRAAVSMKEEIERVREQVENIE, from the coding sequence ATGGTCCGTAGCATGACGGGGTTCGGGGAGAGCACGCGTGAGGGAGAGCGCGGCACCCTGCGCGTCGAGATCAAGAGCGTGAACCACCGGTTCTTCAACTCGAACATCCGACTTCCCAACGGAGCCGATCGTTGGGAGGCCAAAGTGGTCGAGTTGCTCAAGGAGTCGGTGCAGCGTGGCCACGTGAGCTACACGCTCGGCTTCGATCGTGCGGCCGGTCCGCGCGAGGTCCCGCTCCCCGAGCTGGATGTGGAGCGAGCCCGAGCCTATCAGTCGGCGCTTCGCCGTCTGCAGGACGAGTTGGGTCTGCCCGGTGAGGTGGACGTGTCTTTGTTGGCGCGCTTCAACGAGATCTTCCGCGCCGATCCGAGCGCTCGCGTCTTCGAGATCGAAGAGGAGCAGCTGGTGGGCATGACCCGCGATGCCCTGGCCGGACTCGTTGAGCAGAGGCGTGCCGAGGGACGTCGCTTGGAGGAGGACCTCCGGCGAGCACTGGCGGTGCTGCTCGAGCTGGCTGCGGTCGTGGAGCGTCGTGCGCCCGAGCGCCTGTTGGCCGAGCGCGAGCGTCTGCGCGCACAGGTGCGCGACCTGTCGGAAGCGGTGGAGGTCGACGAGGATCGCCTGGCCCGCGAGATCGCGTACCTGGCCGAGCGCTGGGACATCAACGAAGAGCTGGTTCGTCTCCGGTCCCATGTCCACCTCTTCACCGAGGCGCTGGACGGGCCCGAGCACGAAGGCGTCGGCAAACGACTCGGATTCATCGTTCAGGAGATGAACCGCGAAGTGAACACGATCGCCTCCAAGGCCAACGACTCCGCGATTCAGCGAGCCGCCGTCAGCATGAAGGAGGAGATCGAGCGGGTGCGCGAGCAGGTCGAGAACATCGAGTGA
- a CDS encoding TonB-dependent receptor: protein MGPEQVRLITAKGGSALRSGLCRAGALVVLLAAPGIGAQERPDTVDVSADTLRVRAIPDSLRVVNLPSIEDATARRPERAGVWLWNRGEILFAPGLTLADLLRDVPGLRVVQGGDYGAPAVPVAFSATAGRIRVLQDGIELVPLGGDVVDLSEIGLAGLESVRVERSPGGIEIALTSRRFQDPRPYTQIEAGTGDLETNFFRGTFALPRAPGGSLLLTLDRVDTRGRSGDDNGSVNGVLARYTLAPSDRFGGEVTLLKRSVTRSFYPPAERDRTDWLARLRAMPSQGLTLGAFAGSARLSTSDSLETPQVRQLGLEAGWAGERVQVGVSGRRLDGEGLPTWTLDGEAAVESTALGGASVHLRRESWEGEGALRSRAAAWTAPRFGFSAFAELDRGRVGVPYRGFTVAGDSAFAGFPRTPRFFDERDTRRLGAAFERGGVLLRGARVSVDVDSLARFGLAFDEGSSRVAGGKRMGWDVEAHVPLLVFDGLSARGSVVRWDDEEAWPYTPRLQYDARVLFHDTFLPTGNFELLVEGGVREREPMNVFVAEEAPGDPAVLATVPFQQSWFARLHIRIVSVQLFVIWENLTLRRENQDFPERLLPLTRAAYGVRWGLWN from the coding sequence ATGGGTCCGGAGCAGGTCCGCCTGATCACCGCGAAGGGTGGAAGCGCGCTCCGGTCCGGCTTGTGCCGGGCCGGGGCGCTCGTCGTTCTCTTGGCGGCTCCGGGGATCGGGGCCCAGGAGAGGCCGGACACGGTAGACGTTTCGGCGGATACGCTGCGTGTGCGGGCGATCCCGGACTCTCTGCGTGTCGTGAACCTCCCGTCCATCGAAGACGCCACGGCACGGAGACCCGAGCGAGCGGGCGTGTGGCTCTGGAACCGCGGTGAGATTCTCTTTGCGCCGGGGCTCACGCTGGCGGATCTGCTACGGGATGTTCCCGGCCTGCGCGTCGTGCAGGGCGGGGACTACGGCGCCCCCGCCGTGCCCGTCGCGTTCTCCGCGACAGCAGGCCGGATCCGCGTCTTGCAGGACGGCATCGAGCTGGTGCCGCTCGGCGGAGACGTGGTCGACCTCTCCGAGATCGGCCTGGCTGGTCTCGAGTCCGTTCGGGTGGAGCGCTCGCCCGGCGGGATCGAGATCGCCCTGACCAGCCGTCGCTTCCAGGACCCGCGACCCTACACGCAGATCGAAGCCGGTACGGGCGACCTGGAGACCAACTTCTTCCGTGGCACCTTCGCGCTGCCGCGCGCGCCTGGCGGATCGCTCCTGCTCACGCTGGATCGCGTGGACACCCGGGGACGCTCCGGCGACGACAACGGTTCCGTCAACGGCGTGTTGGCGCGCTACACCCTGGCTCCCTCCGACCGTTTCGGGGGGGAAGTCACGCTCCTCAAGCGCAGCGTGACCCGAAGCTTCTATCCGCCGGCCGAGCGGGACCGGACGGATTGGCTGGCGCGACTGCGTGCCATGCCGTCCCAGGGTCTGACGCTCGGCGCCTTCGCGGGTTCGGCTCGTCTTTCCACGTCCGATTCTCTCGAGACTCCTCAAGTTCGTCAGCTCGGCCTGGAAGCGGGGTGGGCGGGGGAGCGCGTCCAGGTTGGAGTCTCCGGCAGGCGGTTGGATGGTGAAGGCCTCCCCACCTGGACTCTGGATGGAGAGGCCGCGGTCGAGTCGACCGCCCTCGGGGGCGCCAGCGTCCACCTGCGGCGTGAGTCCTGGGAGGGAGAGGGGGCATTGCGCTCCCGCGCTGCCGCCTGGACCGCGCCCCGCTTCGGGTTCTCCGCGTTCGCAGAGCTGGATCGAGGTCGGGTCGGCGTCCCGTATCGCGGATTCACCGTCGCGGGGGACAGCGCCTTCGCCGGGTTCCCCCGCACGCCGCGCTTTTTCGATGAGCGGGACACGCGCCGCCTGGGCGCCGCGTTCGAACGGGGGGGTGTGCTGTTGCGCGGCGCACGCGTGTCGGTCGACGTCGACTCGCTGGCGCGCTTCGGCCTGGCCTTCGACGAGGGCTCCAGCCGAGTGGCCGGTGGGAAGCGTATGGGCTGGGACGTCGAAGCCCACGTCCCTCTCCTCGTCTTCGACGGTCTGTCGGCGCGTGGGAGCGTCGTGCGCTGGGACGATGAGGAGGCGTGGCCCTACACGCCTCGCCTCCAGTACGATGCGCGGGTGCTGTTCCACGATACCTTCCTCCCGACAGGGAACTTCGAGCTGCTCGTCGAAGGAGGAGTGCGCGAGCGCGAGCCGATGAACGTGTTCGTGGCCGAGGAGGCGCCGGGTGATCCTGCGGTTCTCGCGACGGTTCCGTTCCAGCAGAGCTGGTTCGCCCGACTCCATATCCGCATCGTGTCGGTGCAGTTGTTCGTCATCTGGGAGAACCTCACGCTCCGCCGTGAGAATCAAGACTTTCCGGAGCGGCTCCTCCCCCTGACTCGTGCGGCCTATGGGGTGCGTTGGGGGCTGTGGAACTGA
- a CDS encoding leucyl aminopeptidase, producing MEVSLSTRSTPARTSPSFVAFGLFSGESSCPSVLPDAVREVVEDALAAGEVRTDGGEKVLLHGGKSEARFRVLILGLGAKAEFDEEQMRRAAGRAVRAAEEARCPNLTLVLPSVAKRAGEMGRSAVEGVVLGAWSFTELKAPPEPGKEKVSVTHLELLAPGGNRSTLNREIRDGLAAAEGTNLARTLQSRPGNLVTPTRLAEEARQMAEEMGLEIEIFDKKKLEKAGMHAILAVSRGSVEEPRLIVMRHQGGRGSEPPLVLVGKGLTFDAGGISLKPPSGMEDMKYDMSGGAAVIGAMRAIAQAKVRANVIGIVPSSENLPSGSATKPGDVIQSYAGKSIEVINTDAEGRLILADALAYAVEQSPAAIVDCATLTGAVVIALGHQASAVLGTDDRLVSELEKAGARTGERVWRLPLYAEYRKQLDSEVADLKNVGGRPAGTITAATFLKEFVGDLPWAHLDIAGTAYGDGSLPYQRKGALGVPTRLLFEWVRSRSA from the coding sequence ATGGAAGTCTCTTTGAGCACCCGGTCCACGCCGGCCCGTACATCACCTTCATTCGTTGCCTTCGGGCTTTTCTCCGGCGAGTCCTCCTGCCCGTCTGTCCTTCCCGATGCAGTCCGGGAGGTCGTTGAAGACGCCCTCGCCGCCGGAGAGGTGCGCACCGATGGCGGTGAGAAGGTGCTGCTCCATGGCGGCAAGTCCGAAGCGCGCTTCCGGGTCCTGATCCTCGGCCTGGGTGCCAAGGCGGAGTTCGACGAGGAGCAGATGCGTCGCGCGGCTGGACGCGCCGTCCGTGCGGCCGAGGAAGCGCGTTGTCCGAACCTCACCCTGGTTCTGCCGTCCGTGGCCAAGCGTGCCGGCGAGATGGGCCGGTCCGCGGTCGAAGGCGTCGTGCTGGGAGCATGGTCCTTCACCGAGCTCAAGGCTCCCCCCGAGCCAGGCAAGGAGAAGGTGAGTGTGACCCACCTGGAGCTGCTGGCTCCCGGAGGGAACCGCTCGACGCTCAATCGGGAAATCAGGGACGGGCTGGCGGCGGCCGAGGGGACCAACCTCGCGCGGACCCTCCAATCCCGGCCCGGGAATCTGGTCACTCCCACTCGGCTTGCCGAGGAAGCGCGGCAGATGGCCGAGGAGATGGGGCTGGAGATCGAGATCTTCGACAAGAAGAAGCTCGAGAAGGCCGGCATGCATGCCATCCTCGCCGTCTCGCGGGGCTCGGTGGAGGAACCGCGCCTGATCGTGATGCGGCACCAGGGTGGCAGGGGCAGCGAACCGCCGTTGGTTCTGGTCGGGAAGGGACTCACGTTCGATGCCGGCGGCATCTCCCTCAAGCCCCCCAGCGGCATGGAGGACATGAAGTACGATATGTCCGGAGGTGCCGCGGTCATCGGCGCCATGCGCGCCATCGCGCAGGCCAAGGTGAGGGCCAACGTGATCGGGATCGTGCCCTCCAGCGAGAACCTCCCGTCCGGAAGCGCAACCAAGCCGGGCGACGTGATCCAGAGCTATGCGGGCAAGAGCATCGAGGTCATCAACACCGATGCCGAGGGTCGCCTTATCCTGGCGGACGCGTTGGCGTACGCGGTCGAGCAGAGTCCCGCGGCCATCGTCGATTGCGCCACCTTGACCGGGGCGGTGGTCATCGCGCTGGGGCATCAGGCCAGCGCCGTCCTGGGTACCGACGACCGCCTGGTTTCGGAGTTGGAGAAGGCCGGCGCGCGCACGGGTGAACGGGTCTGGCGTCTCCCGCTCTACGCCGAGTACCGAAAGCAGCTCGACAGCGAAGTCGCCGACCTGAAGAACGTGGGTGGCCGGCCCGCGGGCACCATCACCGCGGCGACGTTCCTCAAGGAGTTCGTGGGAGACCTCCCCTGGGCGCATCTCGACATCGCGGGCACGGCCTACGGCGACGGTTCACTCCCCTACCAGCGCAAGGGTGCGCTGGGCGTCCCGACCCGACTTCTCTTCGAATGGGTCCGGAGCAGGTCCGCCTGA
- a CDS encoding DNA polymerase Y family protein, whose product MSDALHAHLSQLSIRQGRYAHTERTRASGSRLALCLWMPTFELRLELARTPELDSTSVALLSPREGARREIWQVSERAAEAGVRPGMLVSKAVGLSPSLTLLEPDPAHYDAAMEEMMEALSAVSPVLEPAGRGRIYLGMDGLGRLYGAPEYQATRALRALLQVLPRPLVAALRVGWAPGRFGAWVAAVSADPGRPRIVREEELVGFLARCPVSALPLEPLTLERLDRLAIGTLGELCALPESALVAQFGEDGANAHAWGTGRRIDPVRPWHRPRPIRTAIDFSTPIGQSDTLHGALDRLLERALGRPERRGRSVQGLRLAARLEGGGSWGVEAVLKEPTSERARLGFVLKNKMALSSPPRAVETLIVEFFEFGAPASQAELFARRETTGRAAEGHGLAAGEVPQGLREAVRELKLKIGFSPLFRVVEVDPWSRLPERRHALLEFDP is encoded by the coding sequence ATGTCGGACGCCCTCCATGCGCACCTGTCCCAACTGTCGATCCGCCAGGGTCGCTACGCACACACGGAACGCACCCGCGCCTCTGGAAGCCGCCTGGCCCTGTGTCTGTGGATGCCCACTTTCGAGCTCCGACTGGAGCTCGCCCGTACCCCCGAGCTGGATTCGACCTCGGTCGCCCTGCTGTCTCCCCGTGAGGGAGCGCGTCGTGAGATCTGGCAGGTTTCCGAGCGCGCCGCGGAAGCCGGTGTCCGCCCTGGAATGCTCGTCTCCAAAGCGGTGGGCCTCTCCCCCTCCCTGACTCTGCTCGAGCCCGACCCTGCCCACTACGACGCGGCCATGGAAGAGATGATGGAGGCTCTCTCGGCCGTGAGCCCGGTTCTGGAGCCGGCAGGCCGAGGGAGGATCTACCTGGGCATGGACGGTCTGGGGAGGCTGTACGGCGCTCCGGAGTACCAGGCGACTCGCGCCCTGCGGGCCCTGCTCCAGGTCCTTCCTCGTCCCCTGGTCGCCGCACTCCGCGTCGGCTGGGCACCGGGCCGTTTCGGCGCCTGGGTCGCCGCCGTCTCCGCCGACCCAGGACGGCCTCGCATCGTGCGCGAGGAGGAGCTGGTCGGATTCCTGGCCCGCTGCCCGGTGAGCGCGCTCCCCCTGGAACCCCTCACCCTGGAGCGTCTCGACCGCCTGGCCATCGGCACGCTGGGTGAGTTGTGTGCGCTCCCCGAATCCGCGCTGGTCGCACAATTCGGAGAAGACGGTGCCAACGCCCATGCCTGGGGGACCGGCCGCCGCATCGATCCGGTCCGGCCCTGGCACCGACCTCGTCCGATCCGGACCGCGATCGATTTCTCGACCCCCATCGGCCAATCCGATACGCTGCACGGCGCACTGGATCGGTTGCTGGAACGGGCGCTGGGACGTCCCGAACGGCGAGGACGGAGCGTACAGGGGCTCCGCCTGGCCGCCCGGCTCGAAGGAGGCGGCTCCTGGGGGGTGGAAGCGGTGCTCAAGGAACCCACGTCCGAGCGAGCACGCCTGGGGTTCGTACTCAAGAACAAGATGGCGCTCTCGTCCCCTCCCCGTGCGGTGGAGACCTTGATCGTCGAGTTCTTCGAGTTCGGAGCGCCTGCTTCCCAAGCCGAGCTGTTCGCACGCAGGGAAACCACGGGCCGTGCAGCGGAAGGACATGGCCTGGCCGCAGGAGAAGTCCCCCAGGGACTTCGCGAGGCCGTGCGCGAACTCAAGCTGAAGATCGGGTTTTCACCGCTCTTCCGCGTCGTGGAGGTCGATCCCTGGTCACGCCTTCCCGAACGACGTCACGCGCTTCTGGAGTTCGACCCGTGA